From Nicotiana tabacum cultivar K326 chromosome 22, ASM71507v2, whole genome shotgun sequence, one genomic window encodes:
- the LOC107814027 gene encoding GATA transcription factor 4-like: METPDFFAGGYSAPVIDSQFEHKPFDSTNNNKNNNHITVDDLLDFSKEDEVMTDAFFNAIAGNSADSSSLTVVDSCNSLVSGGEEHFDGNLSYRSFTDAPFLTSELCVPHDDLAELEWISNFVEESFSTDDLQNLQFIPATEGPSTTTTSAENSSSGTVTFSGNYHNTTGSNSPPAFPCKSRSKRSRAAPCGWLSRLLLLPPATTSSLDSNSSLKTTPCRRRESTDTSTGRKCKHCGSETTPQWRTGPMGPKTLCNACGVRYKSGRLVPEYRPAASPTFVSTEHSNSHRKVIEIRRQKELRTNQNQQQQQLQMW, from the exons ATGGAAACACCGGACTTCTTCGCCGGCGGCTATTCCGCTCCTGTCATAGATTCTCAATTCGAACATAAGCCATTCGACAGCACGAATAATAACAAAAACAATAACCATATTACCGTAGATGACCTTTTGGATTTTTCCAAGGAAGATGAAGTCATGACTGACGCCTTTTTCAACGCTATCGCCGGCAATTCTGCCGATTCTTCCTCCCTCACCGTCGTTGATAGCTGTAATTCGTTAGTTTCTGGTGGGGAAGAACACTTTGACGGCAACCTCAGCTACCGTAGCTTCACCGACGCCCCATTCCTTACCAGCGAACTCTGCGTTCCG CATGACGATTTGGCTGAGCTGGAATGGATCTCAAACTTTGTAGAGGAATCATTCTCAACCGACGACCTTCAAAATCTTCAGTTTATTCCGGCGACAGAAGGCCCTTCAACCACCACCACATCCGCCGAGAATTCCTCATCCGGAACCGTAACTTTCAGCGGGAATTACCACAATACCACTGGCAGTAACTCACCTCCTGCATTTCCATGCAAATCTCGAAGCAAGCGTTCACGCGCCGCTCCCTGCGGCTGGTTATCTCGCCTCCTGCTCCTCCCTCCCGCCACCACGTCATCATTAGACAGCAATAGCTCATTGAAAACGACGCCGTGCAGGAGGAGAGAGAGCACCGACACAAGTACAGGTCGTAAATGTAAGCATTGTGGTTCTGAAACAACGCCGCAATGGCGCACAGGACCAATGGGCCCAAAGACACTGTGCAATGCGTGTGGAGTTAGATATAAGTCGGGTCGGTTGGTGCCTGAGTACCGGCCCGCCGCGAGCCCGACGTTTGTTTCAACCGAGCATTCCAACTCTCACCGTAAGGTTATTGAAATAAGGAGGCAAAAGGAGCTTAGAACCAATCAaaatcagcagcaacaacaattGCAAATGTGGTAG